GCCGCCTGTTTGAGGGGGATGGTGGGCGGCCGACCGACAATGCCGAGTTCGCCCTTGCCAGTAGCCACAGCGCCGGAAGAGACCAGCACCACCTCGTAGCCCTGGGAAAGCAACGCGCAGATATCCCGGGACAAGGAACCGATCACGTCGAGATCGAGTCCATCCTGACCGAAAATCACTCCGCTACCGACCTTGATAACGATCCGTTTAACCTGGGACAAAAGGTCTTTGCGCATAGCGTTCCACTCTCCACCACGGATAAGACACACCGTGCAAACGAGCTTAGAAAATCCGCCATTTTCTCCACCCCGAAAATGGCCTCTGCAGATCAAACTGCAGGGAATAACAATAAAAAGGGGGAAAGTTTACTCACCCCCCGAGCCTCTTGTCAAGACAGGTCCGGCTGCCAGGGCTCGTCCTCTTCGGCGGCCTTTTGGTCGGCTTGCAGGCGAGACGCGCGTAACTTTTCCAATTCCCGCGCCACCTCGGCGACCAACTCCTTGAGACCTTCGCCGGTCACAGCGGATATGGCCAGAGTTCGGATGCCTTCGGCCGCAAATGCGGCACGCACCGCATCGAGCCTTTCGCGGACCTCGGAGACATCGATTTTGCTCAACACCACCAACTGCGGTTTTTCCATCAACTCGGGATTATGGCGCGCCAGTTCCCGGTTGATGAGGGCAAACCGCTCCATGGGATCGCCCTCTTGCAGATCGGACAGATCGACCAGATGCAAAAACAGATCGGTGCGCTCCACATGGCGTAAAAAGCGCGTGCCAAGGCCATGCCCCTCGCTGGCGCCTTCGATCAGCCCGGGGATATCGGCCATGACGAAGGTCTTGAAACCGCCGCAACGCACTACCCCGAGATTGGGCACCAGAGTCGTAAAAGGGTAGTCGGCAATTTTGGGACGAGCCGCCGAAACCGCGGAAATAAGCGTCGACTTGCCGGCGTTGGGCATCCCGAGCAAACCGACATCGGCAAGCAGCTTCAACTCAAGCCGCAACCAGCGTTCCTCGCCTTCGACCCCCGGTTGCACATGGCGGGGAGCACGGTTGGTGGAGGTGGCAAAACGTGCGTTGCCCCGTCCGCCCATGCCACCGCGCACCACCACCAGCTCATGGCATCCTTCGGTGAGGTCCGCCAGCAGTTCATCGGTTTCGGCATCGTAAACCAGCACGCCGGGCGGCACACGGATTTCCAGATCTTCGCCGTTTTTACCGTGACAGTTTTTGCCCATGCCGTGAGCGCCGCGCTGGGCCTTATAATGGATCTGGTAGCGCAGATCGAGCAGCGTACCCAGGCCTTCATCGACCCGCAGCACAATATTGCCGCCACGCCCGCCGTCGCCGCCATCCGGCCCGCCCTTCGGGATAAACTTCTCGCGCCGGAAAGAAAGGCAGCCGCGGCCGCCGTCTCCGGCCTTGACATGTATTTTGACCCTATCGATAAATTTCATAATACTCTTTTATGGCTACCAGCGCATCCGAATCCGTCCATTCCCTGCATCGCCGCACCGCTTCGCTGACAGCGGTTGTCGCCTTGCCCTGGTTATGAGAATAGGACAGCATTCAAAAAACAAAAGCCCGAAGCTCTCCAACTGGGGAACCACGGGCCTTGTTCTTTGTCGCATTGACTTGAATGAC
This DNA window, taken from Syntrophotalea carbinolica DSM 2380, encodes the following:
- the obgE gene encoding GTPase ObgE, encoding MKFIDRVKIHVKAGDGGRGCLSFRREKFIPKGGPDGGDGGRGGNIVLRVDEGLGTLLDLRYQIHYKAQRGAHGMGKNCHGKNGEDLEIRVPPGVLVYDAETDELLADLTEGCHELVVVRGGMGGRGNARFATSTNRAPRHVQPGVEGEERWLRLELKLLADVGLLGMPNAGKSTLISAVSAARPKIADYPFTTLVPNLGVVRCGGFKTFVMADIPGLIEGASEGHGLGTRFLRHVERTDLFLHLVDLSDLQEGDPMERFALINRELARHNPELMEKPQLVVLSKIDVSEVRERLDAVRAAFAAEGIRTLAISAVTGEGLKELVAEVARELEKLRASRLQADQKAAEEDEPWQPDLS